In Deinococcus aestuarii, one genomic interval encodes:
- a CDS encoding DUF2256 domain-containing protein gives MPETRKAFGGGRKPSERPSKVCATCGLPFTWRKKWERDWENVRYCSDRCRAAAKRGTP, from the coding sequence ATGCCTGAGACGCGCAAAGCCTTCGGCGGGGGCCGCAAGCCCTCGGAGCGTCCCAGCAAGGTCTGCGCCACCTGCGGCCTGCCCTTCACCTGGCGCAAGAAGTGGGAGCGCGACTGGGAGAACGTGCGGTACTGCTCCGACCGCTGCCGGGCGGCGGCGAAACGGGGGACGCCTTGA